In Ruminiclostridium papyrosolvens DSM 2782, the following proteins share a genomic window:
- a CDS encoding acyl-protein synthetase, translated as MYTSQFFSDFKKNLEGQYEDCPGYRLLSQNQSFNPYNDLLCEDDIKRVPFVATTLFKKSNMLFKDLLRVKPDEVDKWTISSSTSGDPSIVGRIESDITQLRKFVELQNDIFRPNGGYDCVFYPHPHEMNSYASQLIFGKPTESYIGNVMSVFNFSKNTNFLLKLVDNDFVLDINTFIDFINRHNDQNDDLSIRGSTLLLYNTVEQIKNEISPVRLGKNAIVHTGGGGWDGKKGNISSEKEIERFRFVEEISQFLGIPEENFIDTYSFTENSTPITGHYSKEFKDYYFHVPEWIKIIIRDPKTLEPLEHKGAKGFIQVLNAYGTNAYAGASVLVDDMAEIISTDCCPECGQKCMTLSITGRVKGSEAKGCGATLSVRSDVA; from the coding sequence ATGTACACATCACAGTTTTTTTCAGATTTCAAAAAAAACTTAGAGGGCCAGTACGAAGATTGTCCGGGATACAGGTTGTTGAGTCAAAACCAGTCCTTTAATCCATATAATGATTTGTTATGCGAAGATGATATAAAAAGAGTTCCGTTTGTAGCTACAACACTTTTTAAAAAATCGAATATGCTATTCAAAGATTTGCTAAGGGTAAAGCCTGATGAGGTTGATAAATGGACTATTTCCAGCAGTACTTCAGGTGATCCAAGTATCGTTGGAAGAATTGAGTCTGATATTACTCAATTAAGAAAATTTGTGGAACTTCAAAATGATATTTTTCGTCCAAATGGAGGCTATGATTGCGTATTTTACCCGCATCCTCATGAGATGAACAGCTATGCCAGTCAGTTAATATTCGGCAAACCTACAGAATCTTATATCGGCAATGTAATGAGTGTCTTCAATTTTAGCAAAAACACAAACTTTTTACTGAAGTTAGTAGATAATGACTTTGTTTTAGACATTAACACCTTTATAGATTTTATTAATCGTCATAATGACCAAAATGACGATTTGTCCATAAGAGGCTCTACTCTTTTACTATATAATACAGTGGAACAGATTAAAAACGAAATCTCCCCCGTAAGGCTTGGAAAAAATGCAATCGTTCATACCGGTGGAGGAGGCTGGGATGGCAAAAAAGGTAATATTTCTTCCGAAAAAGAAATTGAACGGTTCAGATTTGTTGAGGAAATTTCTCAATTTCTTGGGATTCCTGAAGAAAACTTTATTGATACATATTCTTTTACTGAAAATAGTACTCCAATAACCGGACATTATTCTAAGGAGTTCAAAGACTACTATTTTCATGTGCCCGAATGGATAAAAATAATAATAAGAGACCCCAAAACTCTTGAACCTTTAGAACATAAAGGAGCCAAGGGTTTTATACAGGTTTTGAATGCTTACGGTACAAACGCATACGCAGGAGCTTCTGTACTTGTAGATGATATGGCTGAAATTATTTCAACAGATTGCTGTCCTGAATGCGGACAAAAATGTATGACTCTCAGCATCACAGGAAGGGTAAAAGGCTCTGAAGCAAAAGGGTGCGGAGCTACATTAAGTGTGAGGAGTGACGTAGCATGA
- a CDS encoding tryptophanase, whose translation MSNVKFYYGGNVPLEMHKVRIVQKLNLVSIERRLEAIKEAGNNTFLLKNRDVFMDMLTDSGVNAMSDKQLAAMMEADDSYAGSETFTKLENKITEIFGKKYFLPAHQGRACENILSQAFVKQGSVIPMNYHFTTSKAHVYLNGGTVEEIIIDEGLNITSEYPFKGNMNVEKLKALITKHGAEKIAFVRLEAGTNLIGGQPFSLQNMKEVHTVCKDFDIMLILDASLLADNLHFIKTREEVCKNMSIREITRAMADLSDVIYFSARKLGCARGGGICTNDKAVYLKLRELVTLYEGFLTYGGMSVREMEAIVVGLDETMDENMINQGPQFIEYMVNELKKHGVPVVTPAGGLGCHINAMEFLSHVPQSQYPAGALASALYLVSGVRGMERGTVSEQRDENGNETFSNMELLRLAMPRRVFTLSQVNYAIDRIRWLYENRKLVGGLTFVEEPPILRFFFGKLATASDWQTELVAKFKADFGDNL comes from the coding sequence ATGTCTAATGTAAAGTTTTATTACGGTGGAAATGTACCTTTAGAAATGCATAAGGTACGAATTGTCCAGAAACTGAATTTAGTATCTATTGAACGTCGCTTGGAAGCTATTAAAGAAGCAGGAAATAACACGTTCTTATTAAAAAACCGTGATGTTTTTATGGACATGCTTACTGACAGCGGAGTAAATGCAATGAGTGATAAGCAGTTGGCGGCCATGATGGAGGCCGATGATAGTTATGCCGGTTCTGAGACTTTTACAAAACTGGAAAACAAAATAACAGAAATCTTTGGTAAAAAATATTTTCTTCCTGCACATCAGGGAAGAGCATGTGAAAATATTCTTTCTCAGGCATTTGTGAAGCAAGGTTCCGTAATTCCTATGAATTATCACTTTACGACATCAAAAGCTCATGTTTATTTAAATGGTGGTACAGTAGAAGAAATAATTATTGATGAAGGTTTAAATATTACCAGCGAATATCCTTTTAAAGGCAATATGAATGTTGAAAAGCTGAAAGCATTAATTACCAAACACGGCGCTGAAAAAATTGCCTTTGTTCGTTTGGAAGCAGGTACAAATCTGATAGGAGGACAGCCTTTCTCACTTCAAAATATGAAGGAAGTACATACTGTCTGTAAAGATTTTGACATTATGTTAATATTGGATGCAAGCCTATTAGCAGACAATCTGCATTTTATTAAAACCCGTGAAGAAGTCTGCAAAAATATGAGTATAAGAGAAATCACCCGTGCAATGGCAGATTTGTCCGACGTAATTTATTTTTCTGCACGTAAGCTTGGATGTGCACGTGGGGGTGGGATTTGCACTAATGATAAAGCTGTATATTTAAAACTCCGTGAGCTGGTAACGCTTTATGAGGGTTTTTTAACCTATGGAGGTATGTCTGTTCGTGAAATGGAAGCGATAGTAGTAGGTCTTGATGAAACAATGGATGAGAATATGATTAATCAAGGACCTCAGTTTATTGAATACATGGTTAATGAACTTAAAAAGCATGGTGTACCCGTGGTAACTCCGGCAGGTGGTTTGGGATGTCATATAAATGCCATGGAATTTCTTTCACATGTTCCTCAAAGCCAATATCCTGCAGGCGCGCTTGCTTCGGCACTTTATTTAGTGAGTGGTGTGCGTGGAATGGAGAGAGGAACAGTTTCGGAGCAGAGAGATGAAAATGGAAATGAAACATTCTCTAACATGGAACTTTTACGACTGGCAATGCCCAGACGCGTATTTACTCTTTCACAAGTCAATTATGCTATTGATCGTATTCGCTGGCTATATGAAAACCGTAAATTGGTTGGTGGCCTAACCTTTGTGGAAGAACCCCCAATATTACGTTTCTTCTTTGGTAAACTGGCAACAGCTTCAGATTGGCAGACTGAACTGGTTGCAAAGTTTAAAGCGGATTTTGGAGATAACTTATAG
- a CDS encoding SDR family NAD(P)-dependent oxidoreductase yields MDINGKKIILTGASSGIGKEVLKELSKYDADIIAVARNVNNIPKFSNRIITYSCDVSNKENIDMLFEYATKTFGKVDIFIANAGFAYCEDIQEADWEHIEKIYLTNVVSPIYSLEKMKVMNEGRKYSVLITCSAVSKVALPGYSLYCSTKAAVHSFGDVYRYEENDKGHLSLVYPIATDTNFFKNAGNKAPVPWPVQSTDKVAKAMVKGILKDKRFIYPSKLFTVLNVLNRFFPFLYHFYALRNSSKFKKWLGAEYQ; encoded by the coding sequence ATGGATATAAATGGTAAAAAAATAATTTTAACCGGTGCTTCCTCCGGTATAGGAAAGGAAGTATTAAAGGAACTTTCAAAATATGACGCAGACATAATCGCAGTAGCCAGAAATGTAAATAACATACCTAAATTTAGCAATAGAATCATTACTTATTCATGTGATGTTTCAAACAAAGAAAATATTGATATGCTGTTTGAGTATGCAACCAAAACCTTTGGAAAAGTGGATATTTTTATTGCCAATGCAGGATTTGCCTACTGTGAAGATATACAGGAGGCGGATTGGGAGCATATCGAAAAAATATATCTGACAAATGTGGTTTCACCCATCTATTCACTGGAAAAAATGAAGGTCATGAATGAGGGCAGAAAGTATTCGGTTTTAATTACCTGTTCAGCTGTCAGCAAAGTTGCTTTGCCGGGGTATTCACTGTACTGCTCCACTAAAGCAGCTGTACATTCCTTTGGTGACGTTTATAGATATGAAGAAAATGACAAGGGGCATCTTTCACTTGTTTACCCTATTGCCACCGATACCAACTTTTTCAAAAACGCCGGCAATAAAGCTCCTGTCCCATGGCCTGTTCAATCTACCGACAAAGTGGCTAAAGCAATGGTTAAGGGAATCCTCAAAGATAAAAGATTTATTTACCCCTCAAAGTTGTTTACAGTTTTGAATGTACTGAACAGGTTTTTTCCATTCTTATATCATTTTTATGCTCTGCGTAATTCTTCAAAGTTTAAAAAATGGCTTGGAGCGGAGTATCAATAA
- a CDS encoding RNA polymerase sigma factor — protein MLVEDKELIERCQRGDAAGFSQIYSLYGKNALGTAYLISGHKGIAEDIVQEAFIQCFLCIKKLQAPEAFDVWFYKILLRTGRRMVKKHNQVISVGDRNIEDFSAESGSDSGLHKSETRMEVRNALDKLSLPLKTVAILYYYNDMTVEEIAKVLGCFSGTVKSRLHNARKKLYGELNGVFYDNQEEGFNIL, from the coding sequence ATGCTTGTGGAAGATAAAGAACTTATTGAGCGATGTCAGCGTGGTGATGCAGCCGGTTTTAGCCAGATATACAGTTTGTATGGTAAGAACGCCCTTGGCACGGCTTATCTTATTTCAGGCCATAAAGGTATCGCAGAAGATATTGTACAGGAAGCATTTATTCAATGCTTCCTGTGTATAAAAAAATTACAAGCACCGGAAGCCTTTGATGTATGGTTTTATAAGATTTTACTAAGGACCGGTCGTAGGATGGTAAAAAAACACAATCAAGTTATTTCTGTTGGTGATAGAAATATTGAGGACTTTAGTGCAGAATCCGGCTCTGATAGCGGACTACACAAAAGTGAGACTAGAATGGAAGTAAGGAATGCTCTGGACAAACTGAGTTTGCCACTGAAAACAGTTGCTATATTATATTACTATAATGATATGACAGTTGAAGAGATAGCCAAGGTGCTGGGGTGCTTTTCAGGAACTGTAAAATCCAGACTCCATAATGCAAGAAAAAAGCTTTATGGGGAGCTCAATGGTGTATTTTATGATAATCAAGAAGAGGGATTTAATATATTGTAA
- a CDS encoding NTTRR-F1 domain, giving the protein MIELIVNGGFETGSFPPWLVDNASITSLYKHSGNFSALLQDGISVIYQIIQGTFSDSCDFSAYLGKVGAQPNPLTTITISYFNASFSYLGLGLVISIPAGTLPDAALGNWQEFTGVTVPAPAGTTQAIVSISKQAEAGTANVVVDDVSLISGGTPPVGPTGPTGPTGPTGPIGPTGPTGPTGATGATGATGPAGPTGAGVTGATGPTGATGATGATGPAGPTGAGVTGATGPTGATGATGATGPAGPTGPTGATGPAGPTGPTGTVEPNPFEVYVQAGAVGGDGTQASPFGTIQEGLDAVSPTGTVHVLGGTYPITSTVTVNKTGVTLQGYPDTLIVLQAAVIAFLVTGSGITIDGLTITSNAAYAVEFIQLAGANHKLADNVIYGPPQAGPSTDWVVNRGFVTQSNVTNLIVEENIFYSLRQPAYLNPNSTGYIINNIVYNTRGFVVDGAIFVISGNSWGNPENAVDIALLVGTPTGAPYDPLTELVNSNSVATISDQR; this is encoded by the coding sequence TTGATTGAATTAATCGTAAATGGCGGTTTTGAGACTGGCTCATTTCCTCCTTGGCTTGTAGACAATGCAAGTATTACTTCTCTGTATAAGCACTCCGGAAATTTTTCTGCGTTGCTTCAAGACGGAATTTCGGTAATATATCAAATTATACAAGGAACTTTTAGCGATAGCTGTGATTTTTCTGCATATCTTGGAAAGGTAGGAGCCCAACCTAATCCGCTTACAACAATTACCATTTCATATTTCAATGCTTCTTTTAGCTATCTAGGACTAGGTTTGGTAATAAGCATTCCGGCAGGAACTCTTCCAGATGCGGCTCTGGGTAATTGGCAGGAATTCACAGGGGTAACTGTGCCCGCCCCTGCCGGGACAACACAGGCTATAGTTTCAATCAGTAAGCAGGCTGAGGCAGGCACAGCTAATGTAGTTGTAGATGATGTATCTTTGATTAGCGGAGGTACACCTCCAGTTGGCCCGACAGGCCCGACAGGCCCGACAGGACCAACAGGCCCAATAGGCCCGACAGGACCAACAGGGCCAACGGGAGCAACAGGAGCAACTGGAGCCACAGGCCCCGCAGGCCCGACAGGAGCAGGAGTTACCGGAGCCACAGGTCCAACGGGTGCAACAGGAGCAACTGGAGCCACAGGCCCCGCAGGCCCGACAGGAGCAGGAGTTACCGGAGCCACAGGTCCAACGGGCGCAACAGGAGCAACTGGAGCCACAGGCCCTGCAGGCCCGACAGGCCCAACGGGAGCCACAGGACCCGCGGGACCAACCGGACCAACTGGTACGGTAGAGCCTAATCCTTTTGAGGTTTACGTGCAAGCAGGTGCAGTAGGAGGAGACGGTACACAGGCGAGTCCTTTTGGAACTATACAGGAAGGCTTGGACGCTGTATCTCCTACAGGAACTGTACACGTACTGGGAGGGACTTATCCCATTACGTCTACAGTGACAGTAAATAAAACAGGTGTGACATTGCAGGGATATCCCGATACGCTTATTGTATTGCAAGCTGCAGTAATAGCTTTTCTTGTTACTGGAAGCGGTATTACTATTGATGGCTTGACTATTACCAGTAATGCTGCATATGCAGTTGAATTTATTCAACTTGCAGGAGCAAATCATAAACTTGCTGACAATGTGATTTATGGACCGCCTCAAGCAGGGCCGTCTACTGACTGGGTAGTAAATCGTGGATTTGTAACGCAATCAAATGTAACAAATTTGATTGTTGAAGAAAACATCTTTTACTCTCTCAGACAACCTGCATATTTGAATCCTAATTCTACAGGTTATATTATTAATAATATTGTTTACAACACACGTGGATTTGTTGTTGATGGTGCGATCTTTGTTATTTCAGGGAATTCGTGGGGTAATCCGGAGAATGCAGTTGATATTGCATTACTTGTCGGCACACCTACGGGGGCTCCTTACGATCCGTTGACCGAATTAGTAAACAGTAATAGTGTTGCTACAATCAGTGATCAAAGGTAA
- a CDS encoding acyl-CoA reductase, with protein sequence MRIEYSTGSNIINKKVNGLELELVCANKAELSEEISRLNNNKKKAHGISLDKTIDLLDKCAKLWLNDNYMAQHLDIMSKIVNQSPELVKSELMGSFSMLLRENIEKMIKEELCFPEILDSWVKTGYGYVKRQPRGTVFHNISGNAFVVIPVSMSMGLLSKNCNLVKVSGDEPYFAYAFYKSLCEIDASISDRLSVVYFDSSQPDIYETVIKDCNNVIHWGGEESRKSIAEICAKYGVDLISHGAKISFEVIDEMEDIQKTAQNVATDMVMWEQKACLSPRIVFVNKNLDVVEFSQSLAGALNNMASVFPKAYMTSWNSIKTIQDRQYCTLKYGLKNKVEMFSSFNADYTVILNNGMPDKEDMDKCFYRFVFVCPYEDITEVYKYVEFNIKDYLQTMGYSGNNEEFIEDMARLGVSIITSPGEMSMHRPGTSHDGIFNLQELTYAVSRQL encoded by the coding sequence ATGAGAATTGAATACTCAACCGGAAGCAATATTATTAATAAGAAGGTAAACGGACTTGAGCTGGAATTGGTTTGTGCGAACAAAGCTGAACTGAGTGAAGAAATATCCCGGCTGAATAATAATAAAAAGAAAGCTCATGGTATATCCCTTGATAAAACCATTGATTTATTGGACAAATGTGCAAAACTGTGGCTAAACGATAATTACATGGCACAACATCTGGATATTATGTCTAAAATAGTAAACCAAAGTCCGGAGCTTGTCAAAAGTGAGCTTATGGGCTCCTTTTCAATGCTTCTGAGAGAAAATATTGAAAAAATGATAAAGGAAGAGCTTTGCTTTCCGGAAATTCTCGACAGTTGGGTGAAGACAGGTTACGGCTATGTAAAAAGGCAGCCTAGAGGAACTGTTTTTCACAATATTTCAGGAAACGCTTTCGTAGTAATTCCGGTCAGTATGTCAATGGGGCTTCTGTCAAAAAACTGCAATCTGGTAAAAGTATCAGGAGACGAACCGTATTTTGCATATGCATTTTACAAAAGCTTATGTGAAATAGATGCGAGCATTTCTGACAGACTGTCTGTGGTTTATTTTGACAGCAGTCAGCCGGACATATATGAAACGGTAATAAAAGACTGCAATAACGTAATCCATTGGGGTGGTGAGGAATCTAGAAAAAGCATTGCAGAAATCTGTGCAAAATACGGTGTGGATCTTATTTCACATGGTGCCAAGATTAGCTTCGAGGTTATTGATGAGATGGAAGATATTCAAAAAACCGCACAGAATGTTGCAACAGATATGGTAATGTGGGAGCAAAAAGCCTGCCTTTCCCCTCGAATTGTTTTTGTTAACAAAAATCTGGATGTTGTGGAATTCTCACAGTCCCTTGCAGGGGCACTGAATAATATGGCATCTGTTTTTCCAAAAGCTTATATGACCTCCTGGAATTCCATAAAAACCATACAAGACAGGCAGTATTGCACGCTGAAGTATGGTTTGAAAAACAAAGTTGAAATGTTTTCTTCGTTCAACGCCGACTACACAGTTATACTTAATAACGGAATGCCTGATAAAGAAGACATGGACAAATGTTTTTACAGATTTGTGTTCGTTTGCCCGTATGAAGATATAACCGAGGTTTATAAGTATGTAGAATTCAATATCAAGGACTATTTACAAACGATGGGATACAGCGGAAACAATGAGGAATTTATTGAAGACATGGCCAGGCTGGGTGTAAGTATTATTACAAGTCCCGGTGAAATGTCAATGCATCGTCCCGGAACTTCACATGACGGTATTTTCAATTTACAGGAACTTACATATGCAGTAAGCCGACAGTTATAA